The following are encoded in a window of Struthio camelus isolate bStrCam1 chromosome Z, bStrCam1.hap1, whole genome shotgun sequence genomic DNA:
- the RMI1 gene encoding recQ-mediated genome instability protein 1, whose translation MSSSNIAARAETWLSSTWHVKVPLTWLEACINWIQEENNGSNLSQAQINRQVFEQWLLTDLRDLEYPILPDCILDAPKGELSGFYSIQIDSLVDVSQPAYSQLQKLRGESTVNEEVTANTQVFQKPWEAKPTRMLMLQLTDGVHQIQGMEYQPVPVLHSNLPPGTKVTVQGNVAYRLGVLLLKPENVKLLGGEVDALLEEYSQERVLARLIGEAENPSPVGRTDHEQIVPRPVDELVQTLGPSDEELLASLEENSEFTFNNETPSESGYCSRSNNFTTTSGSLNGNVLQQQLGSPFPQSDEQISRPVEYADGFLNDFPLEDDLLLEEEIQRELEEVPPVVGNRNIGLVTERLPHVARSSWDSYLNGPYETNDKNEREKLVDATSKQKTFGRRVSTGGENSTSNSSQHNSARQTNSSADFSLYNAPEESYNDKDLAESRHKSQNTSHSRLLNSEPVCFSEADAEADQQKHDIQTFRGKAVQVHDLDLDSPPFTYISVLLSKKPETVTILKLKCFIVTLTGKLTSNNGSWGIKAKISDGSAYLEVDFADDILTSLIGFSVPEMNILKKDPTSHAKLKDGLEKCQRHLIDLCCLMTIEFNPFQSKATVLILQDADARHLEELKKRLYK comes from the coding sequence ATGTCTTCATCTAACATTGCAGCAAGAGCGGAAACTTGGCTTTCATCCACATGGCATGTTAAAGTTCCTTTGACATGGCTGGAAGCATGTATTAATTGGatccaggaagaaaataatggcAGTAACTTAAGTCAAGCTCAGATTAACAGACAGGTGTTTGAGCAATGGCTTCTTACAGATCTAAGAGATTTGGAATATCCCATTTTGCCTGATTGCATTTTGGATGCCCCCAAAGGAGAATTGTCTGGCTTCTACTCAATACAGATTGATTCTCTAGTTGATGTTAGTCAGCCAGCTTATTCCCAGTTGCAGAAGCTAAGAGGAGAAAGTACTGTAAATGAAGAAGTAACAGCCAACACTCAGGTGTTCCAAAAGCCCTGGGAAGCAAAGCCTACTCGAATGCTGATGCTGCAGCTAACTGATGGGGTACATCAAATTCAGGGCATGGAATATCAACCTGTCCCTGTCCTGCATAGTAATCTTCCTCCAGGAACAAAAGTCACTGTACAGGGTAATGTAGCATATCGTCTTGGTGTCCTTTTGCTTAAACCAGAAAATGTAAAATTGTTGGGGGGTGAAGTGGATGCTCTTCTAGAGGAGTATAGTCAGGAAAGAGTCCTTGCTAGATTAATTGGAGAGGCTGAGAATCCTAGTCCTGTTGGACGAACGGATCACGAACAAATTGTTCCAAGGCCTGTAGACGAATTGGTGCAAACTCTAGGCCCTTCAGATGAAGAGCTTTTAGCCAGTCTTGAGGAAAACAGTGAATTTACTTTTAACAATGAAACACCTTCAGAGAGTGGGTATTGCAGTAGAAGCAACAATTTTACCACAACCTCAGGTTCACTCAATGGAAATGTTTTACAACAACAGCTTGGAAGTCCTTTTCCTCAATCAGATGAACAAATTTCACGTCCTGTGGAATATGCGGATggctttttaaatgattttccttTGGAAGATGACTTGCTTCTAGAAGAAGAGATCCAAAGAGAGCTGGAAGAAGTGCCACCAGTGGTCGGGAACAGAAACATAGGTTTAGTTACTGAGAGACTTCCACATGTGGCTAGAAGCTCATGGGACTCATATTTGAATGGCCCTTACGAAACAAATGATAAGAACGAGAGAGAGAAACTTGTAGACGCTACCAGCAAGCAGAAGACTTTTGGAAGAAGAGTATCTACTGGAGGTGAAAATAGTACAAGTAACTCTTCACAGCACAATAGTGCACGTCAGACCAACAGTTCTGCAGATTTCTCTTTGTATAATGCTCCTGAAGAAAGCTACAATGATAAAGATCTTGCTGAGAGCAGACATAAATCCCAGAACACTTCTCACAGCAGGCTGCTGAACAGTGAGCCAGTATGTTTTTCAGAAGCTGACGCAGAGGCAGATCAGCAGAAGCATGATATACAAACCTTTCGTGGCAAAGCAGTACAGGTGCATGATCTTGATTTAGATTCTCCACCTTTCACATACATTTCTGTTCTCCTTTCGAAAAAACCAGAAACTGTTACAATTCTGAAACTCAAATGTTTTATTGTAACTCTTACTGGAAAGCTCACAAGCAATAATGGGTCCTGGGGTATAAAGGCAAAAATTTCTGATGGTTCAGCTTATCTAGAAGTAGATTTTGCAGATGATATTCTGACAAGTTTGATTGGATTTTCAGTGCCTGAaatgaatatattgaaaaaagaTCCTACTTCACATGCGAAGCTTAAGGATGGTTTAGAAAAATGTCAAAGACACCTAATAGATCTCTGTTGTCTGATGACTATAGAGTTTAATCCTTTTCAGTCTAAAGCCACTGTATTAATTCTGCAGGATGCTGATGCAAGGCACCTAGAAGAATTAAAGAAACGTTTGTATAAATAA